A single genomic interval of Sceloporus undulatus isolate JIND9_A2432 ecotype Alabama chromosome 2, SceUnd_v1.1, whole genome shotgun sequence harbors:
- the LOC121923027 gene encoding gastrula zinc finger protein XlCGF7.1-like encodes MVTKSVQSRDGWLKTVDGRPHSKTNERQRKKTETKLKWGRKPIGSEGAAFHEIPILGESHEKSKEMVHNGKKQLNSSEQGSSFIQQFFLTQCGRIHAGDKAHICIECGKSFRQSSGLASHQRIHTGEKPYQCLVCGKSFRQSINLKSHQRIHTGEKPFKCSECGKGFTQSVNLKAHLRIHTGEKPFQCSECGKAFTQSVNLKAHLRIHTGEKPYQCSECGKAFTQSVNLKAHQRIHTGEKPFHCSECGKSFAQSMNLKAHQRTHTGEKPFQCSECGKSFTQSMNLKAHQRTHMAEKPFQCSECGKGFTQRMKLNP; translated from the exons ATGGTTACAAAATCGGTCCAAAGCAGGGATGGCTGGTTAAAAACAG TTGATGGAAGACCACACAGTAAAACAaatgaaagacagagaaagaaaaccgAAACGAAACTGAAGTGGGGAAGGAAACCCATTGGTTCTGAAGGAGCTGCCTTCCATGAAATTCCAATACTTGGAGAAAGTCATGAAAAAAGTAAAGAGATGGTTCACAATGGAAAGAAGCAGCTGAATTCCTCTGAGCAAGGAAGCAGCTTCATTCAGCAATTCTTCCTCACCCAATGTGGGCGAATCCACGCAGGAGACAAAGCGCACATATGCATcgagtgtgggaaaagcttcaggcaGAGCTCCGGTCTTGCATCACATCAGAGaattcacactggagagaaaccatatcaGTGCTTAGtttgtggaaagagcttcaggcaAAGCATAAATCTTAAATCCcaccaaagaatccacacaggagagaagcctttcAAGTGctctgaatgtggaaagggcTTCACACAGAGCGTGAACCTGAAAGCACACCTGAGAATTCACACGGGGGAGAAGCCATTCCAGTGCTCCGAATGTGGAAAGGCTTTCACTCAGAGCGTGAACCTGAAAGCACACCTGAGAATCCACACCGGGGAGAAGCCGTATCAGTGCTCCGAATGTGGGAAGGCCTTCACTCAGAGTGTGAACCTtaaagcacaccaaagaattcacacaggggagaagccttTTCACTGTTccgaatgtggaaagagctttgctCAGAGTATGAACCTTAAAGCAcaccaaagaacccacacaggggagaagccgtTCCAGTGctcagaatgtggaaagagcttcactcAGAGTATGAACCTTAAAGCGCACCAAAGAACCCACATGGCGGAGAAACCGTTCCAGTGCTCAGAATGTGGAAAGGGCTTCACTCAGCGCATGAAGCTTAATCCATGA
- the LOC121922986 gene encoding zinc finger protein OZF-like, whose translation MISSHCEVPIQQQPPKDEYLLWGKTLYPKLSLDSHIGKKSYVCKDCRKSFVSTVQLNSHRRTHTTQRMYKCTECVKSFSKRASLAQHQRSHQKIRQKNLGGTASLRVRKKVHTYTCLECGKHFTENAYLTLHTRTHTGERPFSCLQCGKSFLQRPHLLSHQRTHTGEKPHQCCKCGKSFAQKAQLALHQRIHTGEKPYKCLTCGKDFGYNTSLIYHQRMHTGEKPYKCFDCGRSFSSSSSLSSHRKTHTGVKPFKCMDCGKHFSHSANLIQHQRTHMGEKPFSCSECEKRFSTRTGLNSHKKVHSGLKAYTCLECGLSFRYGTYLAIHNRIHTGEKPYKCLECGKAFHQRPHLVTHQRIHTGEKPYQCLVCGKRFSQSSHCNFHQRVHTGERPYQCSMCGKSFGNKRNLTFHQRTHTGEKPYQCFECGKSFSQSSALRLHQRIHTGEKPYSCFECGKTFTYSSSLTDHQRVHTGEKPFKCLECGKNFGRLANLTSHKRVHNKEKPYKCLECGKSFRWNAQFASHQRMHIGEAT comes from the coding sequence ATGATCTCTAGCCATTGTGAAGTCCCAATCCAACAACAGCCTCCCAAGGATGAGTACCTTTTGTGGGGGAAAACACTCTACCCTAAACTGAGCCTTGACTCGCACATTGGGAAGAAATCCTACGTATGCAAGGATTGCAGAAAGAGCTTTGTCAGTACCGTACAGCTTAATTCACACCGGAGAACTCACACCACGCAGAGAATGTACAAATGCACGGAATGCGTAAAGAGCTTTAGCAAAAGAGCAAGTCTTGCCCAGCATCAAAGAAGCCACCAGAAAATACGTCAAAAGAACTTGGGTGGTACAGCAAGCCTCCGAGTGCGCAAGAAAGTTCACACGTACACatgtctggagtgtgggaaacACTTCACTGAAAACGCATACCTCACATTACATacgagaacccacacaggggaaagACCATTTAGCTGTTTGCAGTGTGGAAAAAGCTTCCTGCAGAGACCGCACCTTTTGTCCCATCAAAGAACCCATACAGGGGAGAAGCCACATCAGTGTTGCAAGTGCGGGAAGAGCTTTGCCCAGAAGGCGCAGCTTGCTTTGCATCagcgcatccacactggagagaagccttaTAAATGTCTGACGTGTGGAAAGGACTTCGGCTATAACACCAGCCTCATATACCATCAAAGAATGCATACAGGGGAAAAGCCCTATAAATGCTTTGACTGCGGAAGGAGCTTCAGTTCCAGCTCAAGTCTTTCTTCGCATCGGAAAACCCACACTGGAGTGAAGCCCTTTAAGTGCATGGATTGCGGAAAGCACTTCAGCCACAGTGCCAACCTCATTCAACACCAAAGGACCCACATGGGAGAAAAACCCTTTTCGTGTTCAGAATGTGAAAAGCGCTTCAGCACCAGGACTGGCCTCAATTCACATAAGAAAGTCCACAGTGGGTTGAAAGCGTATACGTGTCTGGAGTGTGGGCTGTCCTTTAGGTATGGCACCTACTTAGCCATTCATAATCGgattcacacaggggagaaaccctataaatgcttggagtgtggaaaggcgTTCCACCAGAGGCCACACCTTGTGAcccatcaaagaatccacacggGGGAGAAGCCATATCAGTGTCTAGTGTGTGGCAAGAGATTCAGCCAGAGCTCACATTGTAATTTTCACCAGCGAGTCCACACAGGCGAAAGACCCTATCAGTGCTCAATGTGTGGGAAGAGCTTTGGCAATAAAAGAAATCTTACTTTTCATCAGAGAACCCATACAGGGGAAAAGCCATATCAATGCTTtgagtgtggaaagagtttcagccAGAGTTCAGCCCTGCGTCTGCACCAAaggatccacacaggagagaaaccctattCTTGCTTTGAGTGTGGAAAGACCTTCACTTATAGCTCGAGCCTCACCgatcatcagagagtccacacaggggagaagccgttcaaatgcttggagtgtgggaagaACTTTGGCCGCTTGGCAAACCTTACTTCCCACAAGAGAGTCCACAACAaggaaaaaccatataaatgcttagaatgtggaaagagcttccgGTGGAATGCACAGTTTGCATCCCATCAAAGGATGCACATTGGGGAGGCAACCTGA